Proteins encoded in a region of the Natronorubrum halophilum genome:
- a CDS encoding CBS domain-containing protein produces the protein MHDSISVSEIMVTDVVTASPDATATEAATLMRDEHVSSVLVVRDGAPVGIVTEGDFVTHLCERTDLGSVELADVMSSPLETITPETSIVDAVAVLRETTLEHLPVVERDGSSSDESETVIGILTTTELSYYVPHLAHRTNGFESHPPRRRIRTDTQYERDDWEFEYRGEDEMTVSVGDVARFSKKISDDDVERFAEITGDTNRLHLDEDYAAETRFGERIVHGVLANGLISAALARLPGLTIYLSQESSFLAPLSIGEQVTATCEIVADLGGAKYRIETAVTDGDGTTVLEGDAVVLIDDLPPEAALEGDTATAD, from the coding sequence ATGCACGATTCGATCAGCGTCTCCGAGATCATGGTTACCGACGTCGTCACCGCCTCGCCCGACGCAACCGCGACGGAGGCTGCAACCCTGATGCGCGATGAACACGTCAGTTCGGTCCTCGTCGTTCGCGATGGCGCGCCCGTCGGAATCGTCACCGAAGGCGATTTCGTCACGCACCTCTGTGAGCGCACCGACCTCGGTAGCGTCGAACTGGCCGACGTGATGTCGTCCCCGCTCGAGACGATCACTCCCGAAACGTCCATCGTCGACGCCGTGGCCGTGCTGCGGGAGACGACACTCGAACATCTTCCAGTCGTCGAACGCGATGGGAGTAGTAGCGACGAATCCGAGACGGTCATCGGGATCCTCACGACGACGGAGCTCTCCTACTACGTTCCGCACCTGGCCCACCGAACGAACGGGTTCGAGAGCCACCCGCCGCGACGACGGATCCGGACCGACACCCAGTACGAACGCGACGACTGGGAGTTCGAGTACCGCGGCGAGGACGAGATGACCGTCTCCGTCGGCGACGTTGCCCGGTTCTCGAAGAAGATTTCCGACGACGACGTCGAGCGGTTCGCCGAGATCACCGGCGACACGAATCGCTTACACCTCGACGAGGACTACGCCGCCGAGACTCGATTCGGCGAGCGAATCGTCCACGGCGTCCTCGCCAACGGACTGATCAGCGCCGCACTCGCCCGACTTCCCGGATTGACCATCTATCTCTCACAGGAGAGCAGCTTTTTAGCGCCCCTCTCGATCGGCGAGCAGGTGACGGCCACCTGTGAAATCGTCGCCGATCTCGGCGGCGCGAAGTACCGGATCGAGACGGCCGTCACCGACGGCGACGGGACGACGGTGCTCGAGGGCGACGCGGTCGTCCTCATCGACGATCTGCCGCCGGAAGCGGCGCTCGAGGGCGACACGGCAACTGCCGACTGA
- a CDS encoding signal recognition particle protein Srp54, whose protein sequence is MVLDDLGSSLRGTLDKLRGKSRLSEEDIEEIVKEIQRSLLSADVDVSLVMELSDNIKGRALEEEPPAGTPARDFVLRIVYEELVDLIGDSTELPLEEQTILLAGLQGSGKTTSAAKMAWWFSTKGLRPAIIQTDTFRPGAYDQAKEMSARAEVDFYGNPDNDDPVEIARKGLEETSEADVHIVDTAGRHALEDDLIDEIEQIEGVADPDTSLLVLDAAIGQGAKDQAHQFDESIGIDGVVITKLDGTAKGGGALTAVDQTDSSIAFLGTGEEVQDIERFEPDGFISRLLGMGDLGQLAERVERAMEQTDIEEDDWDPEDMLQGQFTLNDMQKQMEAMNNMGPLDQVMDMIPGFGGGIKDQLPDDAMDVTQERMHTFSVIMDSMTDAEKEYPKAIGANQIERIARGSGTDEDNVRELLQQYKMMEKTIKQFQGMGSEQEMQRMMQQMQQGGGGGGGGMGGMGPFG, encoded by the coding sequence ATGGTACTCGACGATCTCGGCAGTTCTCTGCGGGGAACCCTGGATAAACTCCGCGGGAAGTCACGGCTCAGCGAGGAGGACATCGAGGAGATCGTCAAGGAGATCCAGCGCTCCTTGCTCTCCGCCGACGTCGACGTCTCGCTCGTGATGGAGCTGTCGGACAACATCAAAGGGCGCGCGCTCGAGGAAGAGCCGCCGGCCGGCACGCCGGCGCGGGACTTCGTCCTCCGAATCGTCTACGAGGAACTGGTCGACCTCATCGGCGACTCGACCGAACTGCCGCTCGAGGAGCAGACGATCCTCCTCGCGGGGCTGCAGGGATCCGGGAAGACGACCTCCGCCGCGAAGATGGCCTGGTGGTTCTCGACGAAGGGGCTGCGACCGGCGATCATCCAGACCGACACCTTCCGGCCCGGTGCCTACGACCAGGCGAAGGAGATGTCCGCGCGGGCCGAGGTCGACTTCTACGGGAACCCGGACAACGACGACCCCGTCGAAATCGCCCGGAAGGGCCTCGAGGAGACGAGCGAGGCCGACGTCCACATCGTGGACACTGCGGGTCGCCACGCGCTCGAGGACGACCTGATCGACGAGATCGAGCAGATCGAGGGCGTCGCCGACCCCGACACCTCCCTGCTCGTCCTGGACGCCGCGATCGGTCAGGGTGCGAAGGACCAGGCCCACCAGTTCGACGAGTCGATCGGCATCGACGGCGTCGTCATCACGAAACTCGACGGGACGGCGAAGGGTGGCGGCGCGCTGACGGCCGTCGACCAGACCGACTCCTCGATCGCCTTCCTCGGGACCGGCGAGGAGGTCCAGGACATCGAGCGCTTCGAACCCGACGGCTTCATCTCCCGGCTGCTCGGTATGGGCGACCTCGGTCAGCTCGCCGAGCGCGTCGAGCGCGCGATGGAGCAGACCGATATCGAAGAGGACGACTGGGACCCCGAGGACATGCTGCAGGGTCAGTTCACCCTGAACGACATGCAAAAGCAGATGGAGGCGATGAACAACATGGGGCCGCTCGATCAGGTGATGGACATGATCCCCGGCTTCGGCGGCGGGATCAAGGATCAACTCCCCGACGACGCGATGGACGTCACCCAGGAGCGGATGCACACGTTCAGCGTCATCATGGACTCGATGACCGACGCCGAGAAGGAGTATCCCAAAGCGATCGGCGCCAACCAGATCGAACGCATCGCACGCGGGTCGGGCACCGACGAGGACAACGTTCGGGAACTGCTCCAGCAGTACAAGATGATGGAGAAGACGATCAAGCAGTTCCAGGGCATGGGCTCCGAACAGGAGATGCAGCGGATGATGCAACAGATGCAACAGGGCGGCGGTGGCGGTGGCGGCGGCATGGGCGGGATGGGGCCGTTCGGATAA
- a CDS encoding type II toxin-antitoxin system HicB family antitoxin → MSSDADVDPTDYEALEDADVVMRQNDHGLHIADDEVTGVSSQGQTPEEALENLAAAVESYAEATDDDPGDDWL, encoded by the coding sequence ATGAGTTCGGATGCAGACGTAGACCCCACCGACTACGAGGCCCTCGAGGATGCGGACGTAGTCATGCGCCAGAACGACCACGGCCTCCACATCGCCGACGACGAGGTGACCGGGGTTTCGAGTCAGGGACAGACGCCCGAAGAAGCGCTCGAGAACCTCGCGGCAGCTGTCGAGTCGTACGCAGAAGCGACCGACGACGATCCGGGCGACGACTGGCTCTGA
- a CDS encoding 4Fe-4S binding protein: MSTETDSNGSITITRNRFVRFLFTNKYVQPTVNLLTVGIFFYAIYRAAVGPADSSTNFGAVAFFDLWWSPVMIISLLFLGRIWCFFCPLGAIVRFTQRFGLRRHFPMYTHTKWFVYGLPISILSLTAVTFALARWPMYKVGVAYTPSLIPYYWLPILGVAVGVSLVYQRQAFCRYVCPATGVMSVTAKLSPLEVAQTSETGVQCATLEYESEYLSTDRRCTACMKCTTERPDEDVELRFRWPGSKIVTERIPLVDEAIVALVIWAIFPIDHVLGDAVASTALVQGLPGLLTPTTAYLVSIAATIIGFTAVHRLASDWSGLEWTESFTKFGLAYAPLGIMYSLGAHVIGGLLESGGESLNVFANGLGIALALPAGVSPAIVSSWEVFFATGWLWLAVAWSGSIAWQVATTMTDSKRRALRAFVPHVAFMSACTFLVVLAH, encoded by the coding sequence ATGTCGACGGAGACCGACTCGAACGGCAGTATCACGATCACGCGAAACCGGTTCGTCCGGTTTCTGTTCACGAACAAGTACGTCCAGCCGACGGTCAACCTCCTTACCGTCGGGATCTTCTTCTATGCGATCTACCGGGCCGCGGTCGGACCGGCGGACTCGAGTACGAACTTCGGGGCCGTCGCCTTCTTCGATCTCTGGTGGTCGCCGGTGATGATCATAAGCCTCCTCTTTCTCGGTCGAATCTGGTGTTTCTTCTGCCCCCTGGGCGCGATCGTCAGGTTCACGCAGCGGTTCGGACTCCGGCGACACTTCCCGATGTACACGCACACCAAGTGGTTCGTATACGGGCTCCCGATTTCGATCCTCTCGCTGACCGCGGTGACGTTCGCGCTGGCACGGTGGCCGATGTACAAGGTCGGCGTCGCCTACACGCCGTCGCTCATTCCTTACTACTGGCTCCCGATTCTCGGCGTCGCCGTCGGGGTCAGCCTCGTCTACCAGCGCCAGGCGTTTTGCCGGTACGTCTGTCCGGCGACCGGCGTGATGAGCGTCACCGCGAAGCTGTCGCCCCTCGAGGTCGCCCAGACGTCCGAAACCGGCGTCCAGTGTGCGACCCTCGAGTACGAAAGCGAGTATCTGAGCACCGACCGTCGGTGTACCGCGTGCATGAAGTGTACGACCGAGCGACCGGACGAGGACGTCGAACTGCGGTTTCGCTGGCCGGGCTCGAAGATCGTCACCGAGCGCATCCCGCTGGTCGACGAGGCGATCGTCGCGCTCGTTATCTGGGCCATCTTCCCGATCGATCACGTCCTCGGCGACGCCGTCGCGTCCACCGCACTCGTTCAGGGGCTCCCGGGACTGCTGACGCCGACGACGGCGTATCTCGTCAGCATCGCCGCGACGATCATCGGCTTTACCGCCGTCCACCGACTCGCCAGCGACTGGAGCGGCCTCGAGTGGACGGAATCGTTCACGAAGTTCGGCCTCGCCTACGCTCCGCTCGGCATCATGTACTCGCTCGGCGCACACGTCATCGGCGGGCTGTTGGAGAGCGGCGGCGAGAGCCTGAACGTGTTCGCGAACGGACTCGGTATCGCGTTGGCGCTCCCCGCAGGCGTCTCACCCGCGATCGTCTCGTCCTGGGAAGTGTTTTTCGCCACCGGTTGGCTGTGGCTCGCCGTCGCCTGGAGCGGCTCGATCGCCTGGCAGGTCGCCACGACCATGACCGACTCGAAACGACGGGCGCTGCGCGCGTTCGTCCCGCACGTCGCCTTCATGTCGGCCTGTACCTTCCTCGTCGTTCTCGCCCACTGA
- a CDS encoding dihydrolipoyl dehydrogenase: MDEYDIVVVGGGSGSQVATAAAERDLEAAVVERGPLGGACITRGCIPSKALIHRADIVDEVRRTDEFGIAAELGEIDYGEITSSIHDTVYEKAERQETSLRDDENVTLYRGEARFVDERTLEIDRTADDAGSERIRGDSVVLAVGSRPVIPPIDGLEDVEFLTSDDSLFLEERPDDLVVIGGGYIGTELGYFFGAIGADVSLVGRSDRLVPEEDDAVSDVVTDSLANYCELYTGYEAAEVDRNGERITVTAEPSDDGDGDAVSLEADELLVATGRQPNTDTLDLDAAGLETDEKGYLETDDRLATAVDGIWALGDIVGEQPFKHAADYEARLVTANVLDDARREVDYEAMPHAIFTAPQVASVGQTEAELEAAGRAYETATVPFDAAPLGMILEADNGLVKVLATPDGEILGCHIAGPQASALIQEVVVAMDSGSGTVDDVADPVHVHPALSEAVYAAFDRLSSQAYSTAPDWTDVSGA, translated from the coding sequence ATGGACGAGTACGATATCGTCGTGGTCGGCGGCGGATCGGGCAGCCAGGTCGCGACTGCGGCCGCCGAACGGGACCTCGAGGCGGCCGTCGTCGAACGCGGCCCGCTCGGCGGGGCCTGTATCACGCGCGGCTGTATCCCCTCCAAGGCGCTGATCCACCGAGCCGATATCGTCGACGAGGTGCGACGCACCGACGAGTTCGGTATCGCGGCCGAGTTGGGTGAGATCGACTACGGCGAAATCACGTCGTCGATCCACGACACGGTTTACGAGAAGGCTGAGCGACAGGAAACGAGCCTCCGAGACGACGAGAACGTCACGCTCTACCGCGGCGAGGCCCGGTTCGTAGACGAGCGCACGCTCGAGATCGATCGAACCGCCGATGACGCCGGCAGCGAACGGATTCGAGGCGACAGCGTCGTTCTCGCGGTCGGCAGTCGACCCGTGATCCCGCCGATCGACGGCCTCGAGGACGTCGAGTTTCTCACGAGCGACGATTCGCTCTTCCTCGAGGAGCGACCCGACGATCTCGTGGTCATCGGCGGCGGCTACATCGGGACCGAGCTCGGCTACTTCTTCGGTGCGATCGGAGCCGACGTTTCGCTCGTCGGTCGCAGCGACCGATTGGTGCCGGAAGAAGACGACGCCGTCAGCGACGTCGTAACCGACTCCCTCGCGAACTACTGCGAACTGTACACCGGCTACGAGGCCGCCGAAGTCGATCGGAACGGCGAGCGGATCACCGTTACGGCGGAACCGAGTGACGATGGCGACGGCGACGCGGTCTCCCTCGAGGCCGACGAACTGCTGGTCGCGACCGGGCGACAGCCGAACACGGACACGCTCGATCTCGACGCCGCGGGTCTTGAGACCGACGAGAAGGGGTACCTCGAGACCGACGACCGCCTCGCGACCGCCGTCGACGGGATCTGGGCGCTCGGCGACATCGTCGGCGAGCAGCCGTTCAAGCACGCGGCCGACTACGAGGCTCGTCTCGTCACGGCGAACGTCCTCGATGACGCGCGGCGGGAAGTCGATTACGAGGCCATGCCGCACGCGATCTTCACCGCACCGCAAGTCGCCAGCGTGGGACAGACGGAAGCCGAACTCGAGGCGGCCGGCCGAGCGTACGAGACCGCGACGGTCCCCTTCGACGCCGCGCCGCTGGGGATGATTCTCGAGGCCGACAACGGGCTGGTGAAGGTGCTCGCGACGCCGGACGGCGAGATCCTGGGCTGTCACATCGCCGGTCCGCAGGCGTCGGCGCTGATTCAGGAGGTCGTCGTCGCGATGGACAGCGGATCGGGGACCGTCGACGACGTCGCTGATCCGGTGCACGTCCACCCGGCGCTCTCGGAAGCGGTCTACGCAGCCTTCGACAGGCTGTCGTCGCAGGCGTACTCGACGGCTCCGGACTGGACGGACGTAAGCGGTGCGTAG
- the asnB gene encoding asparagine synthase (glutamine-hydrolyzing) gives MCGIVGAYGWTNDETLSAMLEWIEHRGPDEEGSYLDRDAGLMMGARRLSIVDLEGGSQPKWNEDESVGVVFNGEIYNHTELRESLSRAGHRFESECDTEVLVHLWEEYGEEMVSHLEGMFAFSIWDRDADSVFLARDRFGIKPLYYGETDRGFVWGSELPALLIGGVDRTIDPSAVYNHFSLEYTPAPQTLLEDVQKVEPGQTVRIDSDGCQKRTYWSLRDIETGSATGGFADAADRLRTLLDRSVEKRLMADVPVGAFLSGGLDSSAVVGIASELKDDPLKTYSVSFNDDMLDESEEARLVADHFGTDHHEVNIDLSSMDLFGEMIRYLGEPTGHLQMLPMYALSERASQDVKVALAGEGSDELFAGYPWYQHVPQHKRKVDFMPEFTHDVAGAVAQVSPVGNKHLRYYSGLKNNEEMLLNHVCGFTTFRPEPDEFLRTGETAATSGLRTNVGDVTEAVGTPALEQHMSAYETSYTLPDYHLFKADHMSMAQSLELRVPFLSTELVEFAHSLPVRHKVTDEDVKRVLKRAVSDLLPDEIIDRKKMGMRPPVEDWFMGDHNAIETWFTREKLRQTPYVDANRAMALREAHRRGEQSVGRTLWMILTYVAWHHTFIDEQNAIV, from the coding sequence ATGTGTGGTATCGTCGGTGCATATGGCTGGACTAATGACGAAACGCTCTCCGCGATGCTCGAGTGGATCGAGCACCGCGGCCCGGACGAGGAGGGCTCGTATCTCGACCGCGACGCGGGGCTGATGATGGGTGCGCGACGGCTCTCGATCGTCGATCTCGAGGGGGGTTCGCAGCCGAAGTGGAACGAAGACGAGTCGGTAGGCGTCGTCTTCAACGGAGAAATCTACAACCACACCGAGTTGCGCGAGTCGCTGTCTCGGGCGGGCCACCGGTTCGAAAGCGAGTGCGATACCGAAGTGCTCGTCCACCTCTGGGAGGAGTACGGCGAGGAGATGGTCTCTCACCTCGAGGGGATGTTCGCGTTTTCGATCTGGGATCGCGACGCGGACAGCGTCTTCCTCGCTCGCGATCGGTTCGGCATCAAACCGCTCTACTACGGGGAGACGGACCGCGGCTTCGTCTGGGGTAGCGAACTGCCCGCACTACTGATCGGCGGCGTCGACCGAACGATCGATCCGTCGGCCGTCTACAATCACTTCTCGCTCGAGTACACGCCGGCGCCGCAGACCCTGTTGGAAGACGTCCAGAAGGTGGAGCCGGGCCAGACGGTTCGAATCGACTCTGACGGGTGCCAAAAACGAACCTACTGGTCCCTCCGCGACATCGAGACCGGGAGCGCGACGGGGGGGTTCGCGGATGCCGCGGACCGACTCCGCACCCTGCTCGACCGATCGGTCGAGAAACGCCTCATGGCGGACGTCCCCGTCGGTGCCTTTCTCTCGGGCGGACTCGACTCCTCGGCCGTCGTCGGGATCGCGTCGGAGCTGAAAGACGACCCGCTCAAGACTTACTCCGTCTCGTTCAACGACGACATGCTCGACGAGAGCGAGGAGGCGCGCCTTGTCGCGGATCACTTCGGCACCGACCATCACGAGGTCAACATCGACCTCTCGTCTATGGACCTGTTCGGCGAGATGATCCGCTATCTCGGCGAGCCGACCGGGCACCTTCAGATGCTCCCGATGTACGCCCTCTCCGAACGGGCGAGTCAGGACGTCAAGGTCGCGCTGGCGGGCGAGGGTTCCGACGAACTGTTTGCGGGCTATCCGTGGTATCAACACGTCCCCCAGCACAAGCGAAAGGTCGACTTCATGCCGGAGTTCACGCACGACGTCGCCGGCGCCGTCGCCCAGGTGTCGCCCGTCGGGAACAAACACCTCCGCTACTACTCGGGGCTGAAGAACAACGAGGAGATGCTGTTGAATCACGTCTGTGGCTTTACGACCTTCCGACCCGAACCCGACGAGTTCCTCCGAACGGGGGAAACCGCAGCGACGTCGGGATTGCGGACGAACGTCGGCGACGTAACGGAGGCCGTCGGCACGCCGGCGCTCGAGCAGCACATGTCGGCCTACGAAACGAGCTACACGCTCCCGGACTACCACCTCTTCAAGGCCGACCACATGAGCATGGCCCAGTCGCTGGAGCTCCGCGTTCCGTTCCTGTCGACCGAGCTAGTGGAGTTCGCCCACTCGCTGCCGGTCCGGCACAAAGTGACGGACGAAGACGTCAAGCGGGTGCTCAAACGGGCCGTCAGCGACCTGTTGCCGGACGAGATCATCGACCGGAAGAAGATGGGGATGCGACCGCCGGTCGAAGACTGGTTTATGGGTGACCACAACGCCATCGAAACCTGGTTCACGCGGGAGAAGCTCCGACAAACGCCGTACGTCGACGCGAACAGAGCCATGGCGTTGCGAGAGGCCCACCGCCGCGGCGAGCAATCCGTCGGGCGGACGCTCTGGATGATTCTCACGTACGTCGCGTGGCACCACACTTTCATCGACGAACAGAACGCGATCGTCTAA
- a CDS encoding helix-turn-helix transcriptional regulator: MATGIDNIQLLATSAHRVGVLETLGDGPTDRRELCEVTGASSPTVGRVLADFEERRWVVRDGPAYGLTPLGEYVADRFLALRDAMEIEEKLRDVWQWLPVEMPGFSVDLFADAVVSYPGPGYPYEPVERLGQLIASTSSMRGFDNIVYKSSNLETACGAVLGGMAFEYVFTPEALKGMFAWNPDRITEVAACENATVLVHDHLPDGDRCGLGIVDDRAGICCHDAETGALVAVIDTDAQEARDWAISVFEQVRAEATPVDLTTFESRAPS, encoded by the coding sequence ATGGCTACGGGAATCGATAACATCCAGCTCCTGGCCACGTCAGCCCACCGCGTTGGTGTCCTCGAGACGCTGGGGGACGGACCGACAGACCGTCGAGAGCTGTGCGAGGTCACCGGCGCCTCCTCGCCCACCGTCGGACGGGTGCTCGCCGACTTCGAAGAGCGCAGGTGGGTCGTCAGAGACGGCCCCGCGTACGGGTTGACCCCCCTCGGCGAGTACGTCGCCGACCGGTTCTTGGCACTCCGGGACGCGATGGAGATCGAGGAGAAGCTTCGCGACGTTTGGCAGTGGTTGCCGGTAGAGATGCCGGGGTTTTCCGTCGACCTCTTTGCCGACGCGGTGGTCTCCTACCCTGGGCCAGGTTACCCCTACGAGCCCGTCGAGCGTCTCGGTCAGCTCATCGCATCGACCTCGTCGATGCGCGGATTCGACAACATCGTCTACAAGTCGAGCAACCTCGAGACAGCCTGCGGTGCAGTCCTCGGAGGAATGGCGTTCGAGTACGTGTTTACGCCTGAGGCCCTGAAGGGAATGTTCGCCTGGAACCCGGACCGGATCACGGAGGTCGCCGCCTGCGAGAACGCGACCGTCCTCGTCCACGATCACCTTCCCGACGGCGACCGCTGCGGCCTCGGCATCGTGGACGACCGGGCCGGCATCTGTTGCCACGACGCCGAAACCGGGGCACTCGTGGCGGTCATCGATACGGACGCCCAGGAGGCCCGCGACTGGGCCATCTCGGTCTTCGAGCAGGTTCGAGCGGAGGCGACCCCGGTAGACCTCACCACCTTCGAGTCCCGTGCGCCATCGTAA
- a CDS encoding flavin-containing monooxygenase, producing the protein MIERHDTVIVGGGQAGLATGYYLQRHDQDFVILDASDRVGDAWRARWDSLRVFTPARYSSLPGMDVPGSPHAFPTKDEVADYLEAYARRFDLPVELGVRVDGLERSGDGFLVTAGDRRIEADNIVVAMASYQVPTVPDFAAELSDDVVQLHTSDYRNPDQLQDGDVLVVGAGNSGAEIALDVAGASRRLQAGRGASRPVHGAEGAVSQRSRRDLAVADEHETWLSGRDVGHVPFHIDSWIGRHLGVPFVMRVLFHRIFTTGTPIGRRIRPKVLSRGGPLVRTKPSDLAAAGVERVPRMTGVRDGRPVVEGDDVLDAENVIWCTGFRPDFSWIDLPIFDGEEQPKEPIHVRGVVPDEPGLYFVGLFFLYAMTSGLFTGVGRDAEYVVDHLTSTARQQQPRSSHTGSWMDSSSSRR; encoded by the coding sequence ATGATCGAACGACACGACACCGTCATTGTCGGCGGCGGCCAGGCCGGACTGGCGACCGGGTACTACCTGCAGCGCCACGACCAGGACTTCGTCATCCTCGACGCGAGCGACCGCGTCGGCGACGCGTGGCGGGCCCGCTGGGACTCCCTCCGGGTGTTCACGCCCGCCCGTTACTCGAGCCTGCCGGGAATGGACGTTCCGGGCTCACCGCACGCCTTCCCAACGAAGGACGAGGTGGCCGATTACCTGGAGGCCTACGCTCGTCGATTCGACCTGCCCGTCGAACTCGGCGTCCGCGTGGACGGGCTGGAACGGAGCGGCGATGGCTTCCTCGTCACCGCGGGCGACCGACGGATCGAGGCGGACAACATCGTGGTGGCGATGGCGAGCTACCAGGTCCCGACGGTCCCGGATTTCGCGGCGGAGCTCTCCGACGACGTCGTCCAGTTGCATACGAGCGACTACCGCAACCCCGATCAGCTCCAAGATGGGGACGTGCTCGTCGTCGGGGCAGGCAACTCCGGTGCCGAGATTGCCCTCGACGTCGCCGGCGCTTCGCGCCGGCTGCAGGCGGGACGTGGAGCGTCTCGCCCTGTTCACGGCGCCGAAGGCGCCGTGAGCCAGAGGTCCCGGAGAGATCTCGCTGTCGCCGACGAGCACGAAACGTGGCTGTCGGGCCGGGACGTCGGCCACGTGCCGTTTCACATCGACTCGTGGATCGGCCGTCACCTTGGGGTCCCATTCGTGATGCGCGTGCTCTTCCACCGGATCTTCACAACGGGGACGCCGATCGGGCGCCGTATCCGCCCGAAGGTACTCTCACGGGGCGGCCCGCTGGTACGCACGAAGCCGAGTGACCTGGCCGCGGCCGGCGTCGAGCGGGTGCCTCGCATGACCGGCGTCCGCGACGGTCGCCCCGTCGTCGAGGGCGACGACGTTCTCGACGCCGAGAACGTCATCTGGTGCACTGGCTTCCGTCCTGACTTTTCGTGGATAGACCTCCCAATCTTCGACGGGGAGGAACAGCCCAAGGAACCCATCCACGTGCGCGGCGTCGTCCCGGACGAGCCGGGACTATACTTCGTCGGCCTATTCTTCCTGTACGCGATGACATCGGGGCTGTTCACCGGCGTCGGCAGGGATGCAGAGTACGTCGTCGACCACCTAACGTCGACAGCGCGGCAGCAGCAGCCTCGTTCAAGCCATACAGGATCGTGGATGGATTCCTCCAGCAGTCGTAGGTGA
- a CDS encoding sulfurtransferase, protein MDESVVVAPDWLAAHLEDPQVRIVDVRDAWEYDGIGHVPGAVSIPFDSYRDETDVDRGTLPGPDAFAELLSEAGIAPEDTIVAYDDTHGVFAARFVLTALEYGHDDVRLLDGDFSAWNRDYETTSETTEIEATTYEANPLSHEASPLVGFEAVEAALERDAVLVDTREEDEFEEARIPGAVRFDWREVVDDETRRLKPKDELEALLESYGITPDREIVLYCNTARRISHTYVVLRALGYEDVAFYEGSLTEWLANDGEVESGEAE, encoded by the coding sequence ATGGACGAATCCGTCGTCGTCGCCCCCGACTGGCTCGCCGCGCATCTCGAGGACCCGCAGGTACGCATCGTCGACGTCCGAGACGCCTGGGAGTACGACGGTATCGGACACGTTCCCGGTGCCGTAAGCATCCCCTTCGACAGCTATCGCGACGAAACCGACGTCGACCGCGGGACCCTCCCCGGCCCTGACGCGTTCGCGGAACTACTCTCGGAAGCCGGCATCGCCCCCGAGGATACCATCGTCGCCTACGACGACACCCACGGCGTCTTCGCCGCTCGGTTCGTGTTGACCGCCCTCGAGTACGGCCACGACGACGTTCGCCTGCTCGACGGCGACTTCAGCGCCTGGAACCGGGACTACGAGACGACGAGCGAGACCACGGAAATCGAGGCGACGACGTACGAGGCGAACCCCCTCTCTCACGAGGCGAGCCCGCTGGTCGGTTTCGAGGCCGTCGAGGCGGCCCTGGAGCGCGACGCCGTCCTCGTCGACACGCGCGAGGAAGACGAATTCGAGGAGGCCCGGATTCCCGGTGCAGTTCGGTTCGACTGGCGCGAGGTCGTCGACGACGAAACCCGGCGGCTAAAGCCCAAGGATGAACTCGAGGCCCTGCTCGAGTCGTACGGCATCACGCCGGACCGCGAGATCGTGCTCTACTGCAATACCGCCAGACGGATCAGCCACACGTACGTCGTTCTCCGGGCGCTCGGCTACGAGGACGTCGCGTTCTACGAGGGGAGCCTCACGGAGTGGCTCGCAAACGACGGGGAGGTCGAGAGCGGCGAGGCCGAGTGA